Proteins from one Oenanthe melanoleuca isolate GR-GAL-2019-014 chromosome 1, OMel1.0, whole genome shotgun sequence genomic window:
- the CRYZL1 gene encoding quinone oxidoreductase-like protein 1 isoform X1: MKALYGQQNSPGEEMTFVFQERENLPATSDHEVKVQVRACALSWVDTKLLSEIKLKKELVPVGREISGVVLEVGSKVTFFQPDDEVVGILPLDSEESGVCEVILVHEHYLVHKPDKVCWVEAAGTLRDGLRAYTALHYLAQVCPGRSVLVLDGASPFGTIAIQLAQHRGAKVISTAHSLEDKQYLERLRPAGGARQPLVARVIDVSHGKIDVAESCLEETAGLGVDIVLDAGVRLFSAEDEPAPKSQLLPHKHDIITLLGVGGHWITTEKNLQLDPPDSHSLFLKGATVSFLNDEVWNLSNVQQGKYLAILEDIMEKLSNSIFRPQLDEPIPLYEAKVSMEIVQKNQARKRQVIQF, translated from the exons ATGAAGGCTCTGTATGGTCAGCAGAATTCTCCTGGAGAGGAAATGACATTTGTGTTCCAGGAAAGA GAGAACCTTCCTGCCACCAGTGACCACGAGGTGAAGGTGCAGGTCAGAGCCTGTGCTCTCAGCTGGGTGGACACAAAG CTCCTGTCAGAAATTAAACTGAAGAAGGAACTGGTGCCTGTTGGGCGAGAAATTTCAGGAGTTGTGCTGGAAG TTGGAAGCAAGGTGACCTTTTTCCAGCCAGATGATGAAGTGGTGG gaattttgcCCCTGGATTCTGAGGAATCTGGTGTCTGTGAAGTTATCCTGGTTCATGAACATTATTTGG TTCACAAGCCAGACAAGGTGTGCTGGGTGGAGGCCGCCGGGACGCTGCGGGACGGGCTCCGTGCATACACAGCCCTGCACTACCTggcccaggtgtgccctggcAGGAGTGTCCTGGTCCTGGATGGAGCAAGT cCCTTTGGTACCATTGCCATTCAGCTGGCTCAGCACAGAGGGGCCAAAGTCATCTCCACTGCCCACAGCCTGGAGGACAAGCAGTACCTGGAGAGGCTCAGACCTGCTGGGG gagcccGGCAGCCTTTGGTGG CCCGGGTGATCGATGTGTCCCACGGGAAGATTGACGTGGCCGAGAGCTGCCTGGAGGAGACGGCGGGGCTGGGCGTGGACATCGTGCTGGATGCTGGAG TGAGGTTATTCAGTGCTGAAGATGAACCAGCTCCCAAgtctcagctgctgcctcacaAGCACGACATCATCACTCTGCTGGGGGTTGGGGGACACTGGATCACCACGGAAAAGAACCTGCAG CTGGATCCTCCAGACAGCCATTCCTTGTTCCTCAAGGGAGCCACAGTGTCCTTCCTGAACGATGAGGTCTGGAACTTGTCCAATGTGCAGCAGGGGAAGTACCTCG CCATCCTGGAAGATATCATGGAGAAATTATCAAATAGCATTTTCAG GCCTCAGCTAGATGAACCAATCCCATTGTATGAAGCCAAAGTTTCTATGGAAATAGTTCAGAAGAATCAAGCAAGAAAGAGACAAGTCATCCAGTTCTGA
- the CRYZL1 gene encoding quinone oxidoreductase-like protein 1 isoform X3 — MKALYGQQNSPGEEMTFVFQERENLPATSDHEVKVQVRACALSWVDTKLLSEIKLKKELVPVGREISGVVLEVGSKVTFFQPDDEVVGILPLDSEESGVCEVILVHEHYLVHKPDKVCWVEAAGTLRDGLRAYTALHYLAQPFGTIAIQLAQHRGAKVISTAHSLEDKQYLERLRPAGGARQPLVARVIDVSHGKIDVAESCLEETAGLGVDIVLDAGVRLFSAEDEPAPKSQLLPHKHDIITLLGVGGHWITTEKNLQLDPPDSHSLFLKGATVSFLNDEVWNLSNVQQGKYLAILEDIMEKLSNSIFRPQLDEPIPLYEAKVSMEIVQKNQARKRQVIQF, encoded by the exons ATGAAGGCTCTGTATGGTCAGCAGAATTCTCCTGGAGAGGAAATGACATTTGTGTTCCAGGAAAGA GAGAACCTTCCTGCCACCAGTGACCACGAGGTGAAGGTGCAGGTCAGAGCCTGTGCTCTCAGCTGGGTGGACACAAAG CTCCTGTCAGAAATTAAACTGAAGAAGGAACTGGTGCCTGTTGGGCGAGAAATTTCAGGAGTTGTGCTGGAAG TTGGAAGCAAGGTGACCTTTTTCCAGCCAGATGATGAAGTGGTGG gaattttgcCCCTGGATTCTGAGGAATCTGGTGTCTGTGAAGTTATCCTGGTTCATGAACATTATTTGG TTCACAAGCCAGACAAGGTGTGCTGGGTGGAGGCCGCCGGGACGCTGCGGGACGGGCTCCGTGCATACACAGCCCTGCACTACCTggcccag cCCTTTGGTACCATTGCCATTCAGCTGGCTCAGCACAGAGGGGCCAAAGTCATCTCCACTGCCCACAGCCTGGAGGACAAGCAGTACCTGGAGAGGCTCAGACCTGCTGGGG gagcccGGCAGCCTTTGGTGG CCCGGGTGATCGATGTGTCCCACGGGAAGATTGACGTGGCCGAGAGCTGCCTGGAGGAGACGGCGGGGCTGGGCGTGGACATCGTGCTGGATGCTGGAG TGAGGTTATTCAGTGCTGAAGATGAACCAGCTCCCAAgtctcagctgctgcctcacaAGCACGACATCATCACTCTGCTGGGGGTTGGGGGACACTGGATCACCACGGAAAAGAACCTGCAG CTGGATCCTCCAGACAGCCATTCCTTGTTCCTCAAGGGAGCCACAGTGTCCTTCCTGAACGATGAGGTCTGGAACTTGTCCAATGTGCAGCAGGGGAAGTACCTCG CCATCCTGGAAGATATCATGGAGAAATTATCAAATAGCATTTTCAG GCCTCAGCTAGATGAACCAATCCCATTGTATGAAGCCAAAGTTTCTATGGAAATAGTTCAGAAGAATCAAGCAAGAAAGAGACAAGTCATCCAGTTCTGA
- the CRYZL1 gene encoding quinone oxidoreductase-like protein 1 isoform X2 → MKALYGQQNSPGEEMTFVFQERENLPATSDHEVKVQVRACALSWVDTKLLSEIKLKKELVPVGREISGVVLEVGSKVTFFQPDDEVVGILPLDSEESGVCEVILVHEHYLVHKPDKVCWVEAAGTLRDGLRAYTALHYLAQVCPGRSVLVLDGASPFGTIAIQLAQHRGAKVISTAHSLEDKQYLERLRPAGARVIDVSHGKIDVAESCLEETAGLGVDIVLDAGVRLFSAEDEPAPKSQLLPHKHDIITLLGVGGHWITTEKNLQLDPPDSHSLFLKGATVSFLNDEVWNLSNVQQGKYLAILEDIMEKLSNSIFRPQLDEPIPLYEAKVSMEIVQKNQARKRQVIQF, encoded by the exons ATGAAGGCTCTGTATGGTCAGCAGAATTCTCCTGGAGAGGAAATGACATTTGTGTTCCAGGAAAGA GAGAACCTTCCTGCCACCAGTGACCACGAGGTGAAGGTGCAGGTCAGAGCCTGTGCTCTCAGCTGGGTGGACACAAAG CTCCTGTCAGAAATTAAACTGAAGAAGGAACTGGTGCCTGTTGGGCGAGAAATTTCAGGAGTTGTGCTGGAAG TTGGAAGCAAGGTGACCTTTTTCCAGCCAGATGATGAAGTGGTGG gaattttgcCCCTGGATTCTGAGGAATCTGGTGTCTGTGAAGTTATCCTGGTTCATGAACATTATTTGG TTCACAAGCCAGACAAGGTGTGCTGGGTGGAGGCCGCCGGGACGCTGCGGGACGGGCTCCGTGCATACACAGCCCTGCACTACCTggcccaggtgtgccctggcAGGAGTGTCCTGGTCCTGGATGGAGCAAGT cCCTTTGGTACCATTGCCATTCAGCTGGCTCAGCACAGAGGGGCCAAAGTCATCTCCACTGCCCACAGCCTGGAGGACAAGCAGTACCTGGAGAGGCTCAGACCTGCTGGGG CCCGGGTGATCGATGTGTCCCACGGGAAGATTGACGTGGCCGAGAGCTGCCTGGAGGAGACGGCGGGGCTGGGCGTGGACATCGTGCTGGATGCTGGAG TGAGGTTATTCAGTGCTGAAGATGAACCAGCTCCCAAgtctcagctgctgcctcacaAGCACGACATCATCACTCTGCTGGGGGTTGGGGGACACTGGATCACCACGGAAAAGAACCTGCAG CTGGATCCTCCAGACAGCCATTCCTTGTTCCTCAAGGGAGCCACAGTGTCCTTCCTGAACGATGAGGTCTGGAACTTGTCCAATGTGCAGCAGGGGAAGTACCTCG CCATCCTGGAAGATATCATGGAGAAATTATCAAATAGCATTTTCAG GCCTCAGCTAGATGAACCAATCCCATTGTATGAAGCCAAAGTTTCTATGGAAATAGTTCAGAAGAATCAAGCAAGAAAGAGACAAGTCATCCAGTTCTGA